A region from the uncultured Bacteroides sp. genome encodes:
- the rpsA gene encoding 30S ribosomal protein S1, producing MENLKNIAPIEDFNWDAYENGETFVDVTREDLEKAYDGTLNKVNDREVVDGTVISMNKREVVVNIGYKSDGIIPLNEFRYNADLKVGDTVEVYIENQEDKKGQLVLSHRKARATRSWDRVNAALENEEIIKGFIKCRTKGGMIVDVFGIEAFLPGSQIDVKPIRDYDVFVGKTMEFKVVKINQEFKNVVVSHKALIEAELEQQKKEIIGKLEKGQVLEGTVKNITSYGVFIDLGGVDGLIHITDLSWGRVSDPKEVVELDQKLNVVILDFDEEKKRIALGLKQLTPHPWDALDPNMKIGDKVTGRVVVMADYGAFIEIAAGVEGLIHVSEMSWSQHLRSAQDFMKVGDSVEAVVLTLDREERKMSLGIKQLKQDPWETIEEKYPIASKHTAKVRNFTNFGVFVEIEEGVDGLIHISDLSWTKKVKHPSEFTQIGADIEVLVLEIDKENRRLSLGHKQLEENPWDVFETVFTVGSVHEGTIIEMLDKGAVVALPYGVEGFATPKHLVKEDGSQAQLDEKLGFKVIEFNKDAKRIILSHSRIFEDVAKAEERAEKKAATKKITKKEESAPAIQNQAASTTLGDIDALAALKEQMESEK from the coding sequence ATGGAAAATTTAAAAAACATTGCTCCAATCGAAGATTTCAATTGGGATGCGTATGAAAATGGCGAAACTTTTGTAGATGTTACCCGCGAAGACCTTGAAAAAGCCTATGATGGCACTCTTAACAAAGTGAATGATCGTGAGGTTGTTGATGGTACTGTAATCTCTATGAATAAGCGTGAAGTTGTTGTGAACATTGGTTACAAGTCCGATGGCATCATTCCCTTGAATGAGTTTCGCTACAATGCTGATTTGAAGGTTGGTGATACTGTAGAAGTATACATCGAAAATCAGGAAGACAAAAAAGGGCAGTTGGTTCTGTCTCACAGAAAAGCTCGTGCTACCCGCTCTTGGGATCGCGTTAACGCTGCTCTGGAAAATGAAGAAATTATTAAAGGTTTTATCAAATGCCGCACGAAGGGTGGTATGATTGTTGATGTATTCGGTATTGAAGCATTCTTACCGGGTTCTCAGATTGATGTTAAGCCTATCCGCGATTACGATGTATTCGTTGGAAAAACAATGGAATTCAAAGTGGTTAAAATTAACCAGGAATTTAAAAATGTTGTTGTGTCTCATAAAGCACTTATTGAAGCAGAGCTTGAACAACAGAAGAAAGAAATTATCGGTAAACTTGAAAAAGGCCAGGTTCTTGAAGGAACCGTTAAAAACATTACCTCTTATGGTGTCTTTATTGACCTTGGTGGTGTAGACGGTTTGATTCACATCACTGATTTATCATGGGGCCGCGTTAGCGATCCGAAAGAGGTTGTTGAACTTGATCAGAAACTGAATGTTGTAATTCTTGATTTCGATGAAGAGAAGAAACGTATTGCTTTAGGTTTGAAACAATTGACTCCTCATCCATGGGATGCTCTTGATCCAAACATGAAGATTGGTGATAAAGTAACCGGTAGAGTTGTTGTTATGGCAGACTACGGTGCTTTTATTGAGATTGCAGCTGGTGTTGAAGGTTTGATCCATGTATCTGAAATGTCTTGGTCACAGCATTTACGTTCTGCTCAGGATTTCATGAAAGTGGGTGATTCAGTTGAAGCTGTTGTTCTTACTCTTGATCGTGAAGAACGCAAAATGTCTTTGGGCATCAAGCAACTGAAACAAGATCCATGGGAAACGATTGAAGAAAAATATCCTATAGCTTCCAAGCATACTGCTAAAGTTCGTAACTTTACTAACTTTGGTGTATTTGTAGAAATTGAAGAAGGTGTTGACGGATTGATTCATATCTCTGATCTTTCTTGGACTAAGAAAGTTAAACATCCTTCTGAATTTACTCAGATTGGTGCCGATATCGAAGTCCTTGTATTGGAAATAGATAAAGAAAATCGTCGTTTAAGCCTTGGTCATAAACAATTGGAAGAAAATCCATGGGATGTATTTGAAACTGTATTTACTGTAGGTTCGGTACACGAAGGAACTATCATCGAAATGCTTGATAAGGGTGCTGTTGTAGCTCTTCCTTATGGCGTTGAGGGTTTTGCAACTCCTAAACATTTAGTAAAAGAAGACGGCTCTCAGGCTCAGTTGGACGAGAAATTAGGATTTAAAGTAATTGAATTTAATAAAGATGCCAAGAGAATAATTCTTTCTCATAGCCGTATTTTTGAAGATGTAGCTAAGGCAGAAGAGAGAGCCGAAAAGAAAGCTGCAACAAAGAAAATTACTAAGAAAGAAGAATCGGCTCCTGCTATTCAAAACCAAGCAGCTTCTACTACTTTAGGTGACATTGACGCTCTTGCAGCATTGAAAGAACAAATGGAATCTGAAAAATAA
- a CDS encoding DUF5686 family protein: MKRYILIWLFLCSLFFFTQRSLAGSVLSPYNQERVSIDSILDKVMLYAPFYEKIVGDYTADLYIKGRMNVKTKNQIIRFVPSMFKMRKNVREYIMESYSELHFSFPSIYDQKIKACIGTVDGWKGVSGEILDYFHVNIYSSTLLSRKLLSPLAPNGRKYYNYQLDSTLVHSGNVSYRIKFTPKSLSYQLVSGYMIVSSDVWSVRVLYFSGRSEYRFFNNFIKMGDVGTEDEFLPVSYDVNTKFRFLGNVIEGNYLASLHYKSIEFRQVQHSKPEKKYDLTQSYTLQCDTNMFHVDAHYFEKLRPVDLSEREKLLYKEYDLRKDTIKLKIPYETKSNVFFGQAEDALMSDYSIHLARLGNIKCSPVINPLLLSYNHNDGVSYKQEFKYNRLFSGDRLLHIVPKFGYNFKRKELYWAVSSDFDYWPRKRAAFHVSLGNGNRIYSSDVLDELKEIPDSLFDFNKVHLDYFRDLYLNFSHSLEVTNGLTFSLGFSAHKRTAIHPSDLTPIDSVIPGMSDKFRSTYISFAPRIKVEWTPGQYYYMNGARKVNLHSDYPTFSVDWERGIKGVFNSSGHYERIELDIQHQLPIGLMRSIYWRFGCGGFTNQEQLYFVDFANFSKNNLPIGWNDDIGGVFQLLDGRWYNSSRKYVRGNFTYEAPFLILPHIVKYTRNVLNERLYASVLVVPHLKPYLEVGYGIGTHIFDFGVFVSNVNGQFSQVGCKFTFELFNR; the protein is encoded by the coding sequence TTGAAAAGATATATACTAATATGGCTTTTTCTTTGCTCTTTATTCTTCTTTACTCAAAGAAGCCTGGCCGGTTCTGTGCTTTCTCCATATAATCAGGAAAGGGTTTCAATTGATTCTATTTTGGATAAAGTGATGCTCTACGCTCCGTTTTACGAAAAAATTGTTGGCGATTATACGGCCGATCTGTATATTAAAGGCAGAATGAATGTGAAAACGAAAAATCAAATTATTCGTTTTGTGCCGTCGATGTTTAAAATGCGTAAAAATGTCCGCGAGTATATCATGGAATCTTATAGTGAATTGCATTTTTCTTTCCCTAGTATCTATGACCAAAAAATAAAAGCTTGTATAGGAACGGTTGATGGCTGGAAGGGCGTTAGCGGAGAGATTCTCGATTATTTTCATGTTAATATTTACTCATCCACTTTATTGAGTCGGAAATTGCTATCTCCCCTTGCCCCCAATGGAAGAAAATACTATAATTATCAGCTTGATTCTACATTGGTTCATTCAGGCAATGTTAGTTATAGAATAAAATTCACTCCTAAGAGTCTTAGCTATCAGTTGGTAAGCGGATATATGATCGTAAGTAGTGATGTTTGGAGCGTACGTGTATTATATTTTTCTGGTAGATCGGAATATCGTTTTTTTAATAATTTCATAAAGATGGGCGATGTTGGTACTGAAGACGAGTTTTTGCCCGTTAGCTATGATGTGAATACCAAATTTAGATTTTTGGGGAATGTTATTGAAGGGAATTACTTGGCATCTTTACACTATAAATCTATTGAATTTCGGCAGGTGCAACATAGTAAGCCGGAAAAAAAATATGACCTGACGCAATCGTATACTTTGCAATGCGATACGAATATGTTTCATGTTGATGCGCACTATTTTGAAAAACTACGCCCGGTTGATTTGTCGGAAAGAGAAAAGCTATTATATAAAGAGTACGATTTACGGAAAGACACCATTAAACTTAAGATCCCGTATGAAACTAAAAGTAATGTGTTTTTCGGGCAAGCGGAAGATGCATTGATGAGTGATTATTCCATTCATCTTGCCCGCTTGGGTAATATAAAATGTTCTCCGGTAATTAATCCTCTTCTGTTAAGTTATAATCATAATGACGGTGTCTCTTACAAGCAGGAATTTAAGTATAATCGTCTTTTTAGCGGTGATAGGTTACTTCACATTGTCCCTAAGTTTGGATATAATTTTAAGAGAAAAGAGTTATACTGGGCGGTGAGTTCCGATTTTGATTACTGGCCTCGTAAACGAGCCGCCTTTCATGTTAGTCTGGGTAATGGTAACCGTATTTACAGCAGTGATGTGTTGGATGAATTAAAAGAAATACCGGATAGTTTGTTCGATTTTAACAAGGTTCATCTGGACTATTTCAGGGATTTATATTTAAATTTTAGCCATAGTCTTGAAGTAACTAACGGATTGACATTCAGTCTTGGTTTTTCGGCTCATAAAAGGACAGCAATTCATCCTTCTGATTTAACGCCTATTGACTCCGTAATCCCTGGTATGAGTGATAAATTTCGCAGCACATATATCAGTTTCGCTCCTCGTATAAAAGTGGAGTGGACTCCGGGGCAATATTATTACATGAACGGTGCCCGAAAAGTTAATCTTCATTCCGATTACCCCACTTTTTCCGTTGATTGGGAACGTGGTATTAAAGGTGTTTTTAATAGTTCCGGACATTATGAAAGAATTGAACTGGACATTCAGCATCAACTACCCATTGGCTTGATGCGTAGTATTTATTGGCGTTTCGGATGTGGTGGATTTACCAATCAGGAACAATTGTATTTTGTCGATTTTGCTAATTTTAGTAAGAATAATCTTCCCATTGGATGGAATGATGATATCGGAGGCGTGTTTCAATTACTCGATGGACGTTGGTATAACTCTTCCCGTAAATATGTCAGAGGGAATTTTACTTATGAAGCTCCTTTTTTAATATTGCCGCATATTGTTAAATATACCCGCAATGTACTTAACGAACGTTTGTATGCCAGTGTTCTAGTTGTTCCTCATCTAAAGCCATATCTGGAAGTTGGGTATGGTATCGGCACACATATCTTTGATTTCGGCGTGTTCGTTAGTAATGTTAACGGCCAGTTTTCTCAAGTGGGTTGTAAGTTTACTTTTGAGCTGTTTAATCGTTAG
- a CDS encoding Crp/Fnr family transcriptional regulator: MVKMNLSDIVVSEYIADMWAPLNAEQREFLANNFTIQNYKKNETIYCEGETPSHLMCLLSGKIKIYKDGVGGRSQIIRMIKPVEYFGYRAAFAKAEYLTAAAAFEPSTICLIPMDAIKTLVTQNNDLAMFFIRQLSIDLGIADERTVNLTQKHIRGRLAESLLFLKESYGLEQDGSTLSIYLSREDLANLSNMTTSNAIRTLSNFANERLITIDGRKIKIIDEEKIKKISKIG, translated from the coding sequence ATGGTAAAGATGAATTTGTCAGACATAGTTGTTTCGGAATACATAGCTGATATGTGGGCTCCTTTAAATGCTGAGCAGAGAGAGTTTTTAGCCAATAATTTTACTATCCAAAATTATAAAAAAAACGAAACAATTTATTGCGAAGGAGAAACCCCGTCTCATTTAATGTGTCTTTTAAGCGGGAAAATAAAAATCTATAAGGATGGTGTGGGAGGAAGAAGTCAAATCATCCGCATGATCAAACCTGTTGAATATTTTGGCTATCGAGCGGCTTTTGCTAAAGCAGAGTATCTTACTGCCGCCGCCGCATTTGAGCCGTCTACAATCTGCTTAATACCTATGGATGCAATAAAAACATTGGTTACGCAAAATAACGATCTGGCCATGTTCTTTATTCGACAGCTATCTATAGATTTAGGTATTGCGGATGAAAGAACCGTGAATTTGACCCAGAAGCACATACGTGGAAGACTGGCCGAATCATTGTTGTTTCTGAAAGAAAGTTATGGACTCGAGCAGGATGGTTCTACTCTGAGTATTTACCTTTCACGCGAGGATTTGGCTAACTTATCGAATATGACTACTTCTAATGCCATTCGTACTTTATCAAATTTCGCAAACGAACGGCTCATTACTATAGATGGAAGAAAGATAAAAATCATTGATGAAGAAAAAATAAAGAAAATAAGTAAGATAGGATAG
- a CDS encoding glycoside hydrolase family 20 protein: MKKKIKFLLLLCLFISPGCIQAKEVVNEYNLVPLPNRMIPQKGRFKLTDKVIVITPESPKIRPIADSLITRLQLTSGITLQQTSKERTDVPDIKFIEQAGFAKEAYKLSVSPKRIIITASEPNGFFYAVQTLYQLMPAAIYGNELKKEKQWSIPAVEIEDAPRFAYRGLMLDVCRHFSSVEYIHKFIDMLALHKMNTFHWHLTDDQGWRIEIKKYPKLVQIGSKRKESLVGYYFENYPQVFDGKEHSGYYTQEQIKSIVAYAASKYITVIPEIEMPGHALAAIASYPELSCKPDTTYEVTGTWGVFDQVYCPTEKTFKFLEDVLDEVMNLFPSQYIHIGGDECPKTAWEKSEYCQTLIKKLGLKDDVTPNLIDGKKHTKEEKLQSYFITRMEKYLNSKGRNIIGWDEILEGGLAPNATVMSWRGVEGGINAAKAGHDAIMTPGTYVYLDHYQEDPEFAPTTIGGYTTMKNTYNYNPVPDNADDLVKKHIIGLQGNIWTEYMSTDERKDYQTYPRAAAIAESAWTLNRNKDWNNFRQRMTGDFQRMDVMHVKACRNFFNVNINTHADKEGLLKVVLETDSPNATIHYTTNGSNPTVNSSLYAQPFPLKEYIHLKAAVFKEGKMLGDICTKKLYGNLISGKKYTVTPHPGWMTGDIFGENDVLGADSTTFGLTNGKRGNNASYTPWVSFKMDEACNNEVIFAVDLKEPQKISKIIFGTLFNPAYKVLPAKEAIVEVSTNGTEYKRIAEKNFVRQLPKNGRKAYTNSLTFEPTSIRYIKLTIKNGGMLRNGIDCRKDSQEEAVPGDLFLDEIEVY; encoded by the coding sequence ATGAAGAAAAAAATTAAATTTCTTCTTTTGCTATGCTTATTTATCTCCCCCGGATGCATACAAGCAAAAGAAGTAGTGAATGAGTATAACCTCGTTCCGTTACCTAACCGGATGATTCCTCAAAAAGGAAGATTTAAACTAACAGATAAGGTTATCGTTATTACACCCGAGTCTCCAAAAATCCGGCCTATAGCTGATAGTCTCATCACCCGGTTACAACTTACTTCCGGAATCACGTTACAACAGACTTCAAAAGAAAGAACAGATGTACCTGATATCAAGTTTATAGAACAAGCCGGATTCGCCAAAGAAGCGTACAAACTGTCCGTATCTCCTAAACGCATTATTATTACCGCTTCAGAACCGAATGGTTTCTTCTATGCCGTACAGACACTTTATCAGCTCATGCCTGCTGCTATATACGGAAATGAGTTAAAAAAAGAGAAACAATGGTCAATCCCTGCAGTAGAAATAGAAGATGCACCGCGTTTCGCTTATCGCGGACTGATGCTCGATGTATGTCGACATTTCTCATCGGTAGAGTATATCCATAAGTTTATCGATATGCTCGCACTTCACAAAATGAACACTTTTCACTGGCACCTCACAGACGATCAAGGATGGAGAATTGAAATAAAGAAATATCCTAAACTAGTACAGATAGGATCTAAACGTAAAGAAAGTCTGGTTGGCTATTATTTTGAAAACTATCCACAAGTATTCGATGGAAAAGAACATAGCGGCTACTATACACAAGAACAAATAAAAAGTATCGTGGCTTATGCGGCCAGCAAATACATCACGGTGATCCCGGAAATTGAAATGCCTGGCCATGCCTTGGCTGCAATAGCCTCTTATCCCGAACTATCATGTAAACCGGATACGACGTACGAAGTGACCGGCACTTGGGGTGTCTTCGATCAGGTATACTGTCCCACGGAAAAAACCTTTAAATTTTTAGAAGATGTTTTGGACGAAGTAATGAATTTATTTCCTAGCCAGTACATACATATTGGAGGAGATGAATGTCCGAAAACCGCATGGGAGAAAAGTGAATATTGCCAGACCTTGATAAAAAAGCTGGGACTTAAAGATGATGTTACCCCCAATCTCATAGATGGCAAAAAGCATACAAAGGAAGAGAAGTTACAAAGTTACTTCATTACGCGAATGGAGAAATACCTAAACAGTAAAGGAAGAAATATTATTGGCTGGGACGAAATTTTAGAAGGCGGATTGGCACCGAACGCAACAGTGATGTCGTGGCGAGGAGTAGAAGGAGGAATAAATGCAGCTAAAGCCGGACATGATGCCATAATGACTCCCGGTACGTACGTCTATTTGGATCATTATCAGGAAGATCCGGAATTTGCTCCTACGACAATTGGTGGATACACTACCATGAAGAATACATATAATTATAACCCGGTACCGGATAATGCAGATGATCTGGTGAAAAAACACATTATCGGTTTACAAGGCAATATTTGGACTGAATATATGTCAACAGATGAGCGGAAAGATTATCAAACTTATCCACGGGCAGCAGCCATTGCAGAAAGTGCATGGACATTGAATCGCAATAAGGACTGGAACAATTTTCGCCAACGAATGACGGGAGATTTTCAACGAATGGATGTAATGCATGTAAAAGCATGTCGCAACTTCTTCAATGTAAATATTAACACCCATGCAGACAAAGAGGGCTTACTAAAAGTGGTACTGGAGACTGATTCGCCAAATGCAACCATTCACTACACAACGAACGGAAGCAACCCTACCGTAAATTCATCTTTATATGCACAACCGTTTCCTCTGAAAGAATACATCCATCTGAAAGCTGCTGTTTTTAAAGAAGGAAAAATGTTGGGAGATATTTGTACTAAAAAGTTGTATGGCAATTTAATCAGTGGAAAGAAGTATACCGTTACTCCTCATCCCGGATGGATGACAGGAGACATATTCGGAGAAAACGACGTTCTTGGAGCAGACAGTACTACTTTTGGCTTGACAAACGGCAAACGAGGTAACAATGCTTCTTATACTCCTTGGGTTAGTTTTAAAATGGATGAAGCTTGCAACAATGAAGTGATCTTTGCCGTTGACCTAAAAGAACCACAGAAGATAAGTAAGATTATTTTCGGTACCCTATTTAATCCTGCCTACAAAGTACTACCGGCAAAAGAAGCAATAGTAGAAGTCTCTACGAACGGAACTGAATACAAAAGAATAGCCGAAAAGAATTTTGTTCGCCAACTACCTAAGAATGGCAGAAAAGCTTATACCAACTCTTTGACTTTTGAGCCAACATCAATTCGGTACATAAAACTGACGATTAAGAATGGAGGAATGCTGCGCAACGGGATAGATTGCAGAAAAGACTCTCAGGAAGAAGCTGTACCGGGCGATCTATTTCTAGACGAGATAGAAGTTTATTAG
- the trxB gene encoding thioredoxin-disulfide reductase, with amino-acid sequence METEKVRCLIIGSGPAGYTAAIYAARANLSPVLYEGIQPGGQLTTTTEVENFPGYPEGIDGTQLMEDLRKQSERFGATVRFGIATASDLSAAPYKITIDDEKIIEAQTVIISTGATAKYLGLEDEKKYAGMGVSACATCDGFFYRKKIVAVVGGGDTACEEAIYLAGLASKVYLIVRKPFLRASKIMQARVLNHDKIEVLFEHNTLGLFGEKGVEGAHLVKRQGESDEKRYDITIDGFFLAIGHKPNSDIFKPYLETDEVGYIITDGDSPRTKVPGVFAAGDVADSHYRQAITAAGSGCKAAIEAERYLSEHGL; translated from the coding sequence ATGGAAACAGAAAAAGTAAGATGCCTGATTATAGGTTCAGGCCCTGCCGGCTATACGGCAGCAATTTATGCGGCACGCGCCAATCTTTCTCCGGTACTTTATGAGGGCATACAGCCGGGTGGTCAGTTAACCACAACTACTGAGGTCGAAAATTTTCCCGGATATCCCGAAGGAATAGATGGTACTCAATTAATGGAAGATTTGCGTAAGCAGTCCGAGCGATTTGGTGCAACTGTTCGTTTTGGCATCGCTACTGCATCCGATTTAAGTGCAGCTCCTTACAAAATTACAATTGACGATGAGAAGATAATTGAAGCTCAGACAGTGATTATTTCAACCGGTGCAACAGCTAAATACTTAGGACTGGAAGATGAGAAGAAATATGCCGGAATGGGCGTGAGCGCCTGTGCTACATGTGATGGCTTTTTCTATCGTAAAAAGATAGTGGCTGTTGTCGGTGGTGGAGATACTGCTTGCGAAGAAGCCATATATCTTGCCGGGTTGGCCTCTAAGGTGTATTTGATTGTCCGAAAGCCTTTTTTGCGTGCTTCAAAAATCATGCAGGCACGTGTATTGAATCATGATAAGATTGAAGTCCTTTTTGAACACAATACGCTTGGCCTTTTTGGTGAAAAAGGGGTGGAAGGTGCACATTTGGTGAAGCGTCAGGGAGAATCGGATGAGAAACGCTACGACATCACTATTGATGGCTTTTTTCTGGCTATCGGCCATAAACCCAATTCGGATATATTTAAGCCTTATCTTGAAACAGATGAGGTGGGGTATATTATCACTGATGGAGATTCTCCCAGGACAAAAGTTCCGGGGGTCTTTGCTGCCGGAGATGTTGCAGATTCCCACTATCGCCAAGCAATTACTGCTGCCGGGAGTGGTTGTAAAGCAGCCATTGAAGCAGAACGCTATCTATCAGAACACGGTCTGTAA
- a CDS encoding LolA-like putative outer membrane lipoprotein chaperone has translation MKKLIFTLSISLFSIVQLFAQQREAKSVLDKTAASFRKSEGIKAEFEIKSFSKGHPLGQTEGVIQLKGQKFMLKTPEATTWFDGKTQWSYLSGSEEVNISTPTEEELRNLNPYTLLYMYKKGFSYKLGATTIFRGRPIYEIKLVATDKNQNLISMILYIAKDSYQPLYIVAEQRDKSRSEITVTGYQNGQKYIDSLFVFNKNRYPKAEIIDLR, from the coding sequence ATGAAAAAGCTTATTTTTACGTTATCGATCAGTTTGTTTTCTATTGTGCAGCTATTTGCACAACAAAGGGAAGCAAAGTCCGTGCTTGATAAAACCGCTGCCTCCTTTCGGAAATCGGAAGGAATAAAGGCTGAGTTTGAAATCAAATCTTTTAGTAAAGGGCATCCGTTGGGGCAGACAGAAGGTGTTATTCAACTTAAAGGGCAGAAATTTATGCTGAAAACCCCCGAAGCGACTACCTGGTTTGATGGAAAAACACAATGGAGTTATTTGTCCGGAAGCGAAGAGGTTAATATTAGTACGCCTACAGAAGAAGAACTACGGAACTTAAATCCTTATACCTTATTATATATGTATAAAAAAGGTTTTTCTTATAAGTTGGGTGCGACGACTATTTTTCGGGGGAGACCGATTTATGAGATTAAACTTGTGGCTACGGATAAGAATCAAAACCTAATAAGTATGATTCTTTATATCGCCAAAGATTCCTACCAACCATTATACATTGTTGCCGAACAGCGAGATAAGAGTCGCAGTGAAATAACTGTAACGGGATATCAAAACGGGCAAAAATATATCGATTCTCTTTTTGTATTCAATAAGAACCGGTATCCGAAAGCGGAAATTATTGACTTGAGATAA